One genomic window of Methanosarcina acetivorans C2A includes the following:
- the prf1 gene encoding peptide chain release factor aRF-1 — MTEQSAHEKYEFKKKLESLRDKKGRSTELISLYIPADKQIFDVTNQLKDEHGQAANIKSKLTRTNVQGAIESLLSRLRYLDKVPENGIVYFTGAVDIGANKTSMESEVIIPPEPITVYKYHCDSSFYLEPLEDMLKDKSTFGLLVLDRREATIGLLVGKRIQAFRNLTSTVPGKQRKGGQSAHRFQQLRLIAIHDFYKRIGDAASEIFMAVDHKDLKGVLIGGPSPTKEEFYGGEFLHHELQKKILGLFDTAYTDESGLSELVNAAGEKLQDLELMGQKNAVRDFFKELIADSGKVAYGETQVRANLEINAVDVLLLSEDLRAERVTTKCSVCGYENKWTRRWKPGEPAPTAGNCPKCGSSLEVTDVIDVVDEFSELADKSNAKVVFVSTDFDEGSQLMNAFGGIAAILRYSTGV; from the coding sequence ATGACTGAACAATCCGCACACGAGAAATACGAATTTAAAAAGAAGCTTGAAAGCCTCAGGGATAAGAAAGGAAGGAGCACGGAGCTTATTTCCCTTTATATTCCTGCTGACAAGCAGATTTTCGATGTCACAAACCAGTTAAAAGACGAGCACGGGCAGGCTGCAAACATAAAGTCCAAACTTACGAGGACGAATGTGCAGGGAGCAATTGAATCTCTGCTCTCAAGGCTCAGATACCTGGACAAAGTACCTGAGAACGGGATAGTATACTTTACAGGAGCTGTGGACATCGGAGCCAACAAGACAAGCATGGAAAGCGAGGTAATCATTCCTCCCGAACCCATTACTGTCTACAAGTACCACTGCGACTCATCTTTTTACCTTGAGCCTCTTGAGGATATGCTCAAGGATAAGAGCACCTTCGGACTTCTTGTTCTTGACCGCAGAGAAGCGACCATAGGGCTTCTGGTCGGAAAACGAATCCAGGCCTTCCGCAACCTGACCTCAACGGTTCCCGGAAAGCAGAGGAAAGGTGGTCAGAGTGCTCACCGTTTCCAGCAGCTCAGGCTCATTGCAATTCATGATTTCTACAAGAGGATAGGAGATGCTGCAAGTGAGATCTTCATGGCTGTTGACCATAAAGACCTTAAAGGGGTCCTGATAGGAGGTCCCTCTCCGACAAAGGAAGAGTTCTACGGCGGGGAGTTCCTGCACCATGAGCTCCAGAAGAAAATCCTCGGGCTCTTTGATACGGCATATACCGACGAATCCGGGCTTTCCGAGCTTGTTAATGCCGCGGGGGAGAAGCTCCAGGACCTTGAGCTCATGGGGCAGAAGAATGCCGTCAGAGACTTTTTCAAGGAACTGATTGCCGATTCGGGGAAGGTAGCTTACGGAGAAACCCAGGTCAGGGCGAATCTCGAGATCAATGCAGTGGACGTGCTCCTGCTCTCCGAAGACCTGAGAGCAGAGAGGGTAACCACGAAATGCAGTGTCTGCGGATACGAGAATAAATGGACACGGCGCTGGAAACCCGGAGAACCTGCTCCTACAGCCGGAAATTGCCCAAAATGCGGTTCTTCCCTTGAGGTTACGGATGTTATAGACGTCGTGGACGAATTCTCAGAGCTTGCTGACAAGAGTAATGCAAAGGTTGTCTTCGTATCCACTGACTTTGACGAAGGTTCCCAGCTAATGAATGCTTTCGGAGGCATTGCTGCAATCCTGCGGTACAGCACCGGAGTCTGA
- the argS gene encoding arginine--tRNA ligase: protein MFLELKAQATSILKEAILKVGFEVEDSELQFETSSHADLASRVAFRLASIHKQNPKELASRIVSAIEIPEGSYIGEVSAAGPYINFLAGRHYMDETVTAVREEKEKFGCGAPKDRILLEHTSANPNGPLHVGHIRNSIIGDTLARILRRAGYDVEVQYYVNDMGRQIAVVSWACERFELDLSRKSDAAIADVYIKANVELDKNPDYVKKIDALMEKVEVGDLQTIERFDKAVSLAIAGIKETLLRLNVVHDKFVNESRFLKSGEVHDIVERIKATGRTETDKGALVVDLSDYGFEKTLVIQRSNGTSLYTTRDLAYHEWKAGQADRIIDVFGADHKLISGQLRATLNAIGIKEPEVVIFEFVSLPEGSMSTRRGQFISADDLFDRVTEAAFEQVESRRPETSTEFKKQVAEMVGIGAVRYDIVRVSPEKSTVFNWKEALDFEKQGAPYIQYSHARACSILEKAKDEAAWDPAEEITPSLLVEDSEIDLIKKMAMFDSIIDLGARELKPHVLAIYARELADSFNQFYRFVPVIAAEDEKVRASRLALVDCARIVLANSLDTLGIGAPESM, encoded by the coding sequence TTGTTCCTGGAACTCAAAGCTCAGGCTACATCAATCTTAAAAGAAGCTATCCTAAAGGTCGGGTTTGAGGTTGAGGATTCCGAACTTCAGTTCGAAACCTCTTCCCATGCTGACCTTGCAAGCAGGGTCGCCTTCAGGCTTGCAAGCATTCACAAGCAAAATCCAAAAGAGCTTGCATCCCGTATCGTTTCTGCAATTGAAATTCCTGAAGGCTCGTACATAGGAGAAGTGAGTGCCGCGGGCCCTTACATTAACTTCCTTGCAGGCAGGCACTATATGGACGAAACCGTAACGGCTGTCCGGGAAGAAAAGGAAAAATTCGGCTGTGGAGCTCCGAAGGACAGAATCCTCCTTGAGCACACCTCGGCAAACCCTAACGGCCCCCTGCACGTAGGGCATATCCGCAATTCGATTATAGGAGACACTCTTGCCCGCATCCTCAGGCGCGCAGGATATGATGTTGAGGTCCAGTACTATGTTAACGACATGGGACGTCAGATTGCGGTGGTTTCCTGGGCATGCGAACGCTTTGAGCTTGACCTTTCCAGGAAGTCTGATGCTGCAATTGCTGACGTATATATCAAAGCTAATGTCGAACTGGACAAAAACCCTGATTATGTAAAGAAAATCGATGCCCTCATGGAAAAGGTCGAAGTCGGAGACCTCCAGACTATAGAACGTTTTGATAAGGCAGTTTCCTTGGCTATTGCCGGGATCAAAGAAACCCTCCTCCGCTTAAATGTCGTGCATGATAAATTCGTGAATGAGTCTCGCTTCCTCAAGTCCGGGGAAGTCCACGACATTGTCGAGCGCATCAAAGCTACCGGCAGGACTGAAACGGATAAAGGAGCCCTTGTGGTAGACCTTTCGGACTATGGGTTTGAAAAGACCCTTGTTATTCAGCGCTCAAACGGCACCTCCCTCTACACGACCCGCGACCTTGCCTACCATGAATGGAAAGCCGGGCAGGCAGACCGTATAATCGATGTTTTCGGAGCCGACCACAAGCTTATTTCCGGCCAGCTCAGGGCTACATTGAATGCAATAGGAATCAAAGAACCCGAGGTCGTAATTTTTGAGTTTGTCTCTCTCCCTGAAGGCTCAATGAGCACTCGCCGCGGCCAGTTCATAAGTGCAGATGACCTTTTTGACAGGGTAACGGAAGCCGCCTTCGAGCAGGTAGAATCCCGCCGCCCCGAAACCTCAACTGAGTTTAAGAAACAGGTTGCGGAAATGGTCGGAATAGGTGCAGTCCGCTATGACATTGTAAGGGTCTCCCCCGAAAAATCCACGGTCTTCAACTGGAAAGAAGCGCTTGACTTTGAAAAACAGGGCGCTCCCTACATCCAGTACTCTCATGCCCGTGCCTGCAGCATCCTTGAGAAAGCAAAAGATGAAGCAGCCTGGGACCCTGCAGAGGAGATTACCCCCTCACTCCTTGTCGAGGACAGCGAAATCGATCTCATCAAGAAGATGGCAATGTTTGACAGCATAATCGACCTTGGAGCCCGTGAACTCAAGCCCCATGTCCTTGCCATCTACGCCCGCGAACTTGCCGACTCCTTCAACCAGTTCTACCGCTTTGTCCCGGTTATCGCAGCCGAGGACGAGAAGGTCAGAGCCTCAAGGCTTGCCCTTGTGGACTGCGCAAGGATCGTCCTTGCAAATTCCCTTGACACCCTGGGAATAGGTGCCCCCGAATCAATGTGA
- a CDS encoding DUF7557 family protein translates to MAETTTIQIKQSTKEALERMKIYKRETYNDVLERLIEDVQELNEETEKEIELARKAVEKDRYITHEKLKEELGF, encoded by the coding sequence ATGGCTGAAACGACGACCATCCAGATTAAACAGAGCACGAAAGAAGCCCTAGAGCGCATGAAAATATACAAGCGGGAAACCTACAATGACGTTCTGGAAAGGTTGATAGAAGATGTTCAGGAACTGAACGAAGAGACAGAAAAAGAAATTGAGCTTGCCCGAAAAGCTGTTGAAAAGGACAGGTACATCACACATGAAAAGTTGAAGGAAGAACTGGGATTCTGA
- a CDS encoding type II toxin-antitoxin system RelE family toxin, whose product MRFQIVWSKPAAEQLRKLDRPLAKRIFRKVSELQEDPFRYVTKLVGSPNYRLRIGDYGVILEIQGSLLVILVLKVGHRRDIYK is encoded by the coding sequence ATGCGTTTTCAAATAGTCTGGTCCAAACCTGCGGCAGAGCAACTCCGAAAATTGGACCGCCCACTTGCGAAAAGAATTTTCCGTAAGGTTTCGGAACTGCAGGAGGATCCTTTCCGTTATGTGACAAAACTGGTTGGGTCTCCGAATTACCGGCTGAGAATTGGGGACTACGGGGTGATTCTGGAGATTCAGGGCAGCCTTCTGGTGATACTCGTACTTAAGGTAGGGCATCGAAGGGACATTTACAAATGA